Sequence from the Cloacibacillus sp. genome:
GAACATGGTCCCCTACGGCGCCACCTTTGACGACGAGGACGACCGCGCGCACGGCGCGAACGAACGTCTGCTCATAACAAACCTGATGGAGAGCACGCGGCTCATGGCCTACGCCATCTGGGAAATGGCAAAATGACGGACAACTTCGGAGATATCCGAAGAGCTTATAAATATATACTGATATTTTTCCTCATCACCTTCATTAGCGCCTCTTTGGAGAGCGGCTACTACTTTCTGCTGCCGTACCTTGAAGGCAGCGGGATAGCGGCGGGGCTTCTTGGAGGCGCTGCGATGGGGGTCTGTTACGGCGTCTCTTTCGTCATCCGTCCGTTTATACCTGCGGTGGAACAGAGGATCGGGGACGAATGGATGCTGCGCTGCGGCTATATCTGCTTTTTTATAAGCGCCGCAGGCGTGGCAGCCGCCGCTGTTTCGATAAATCAGGTTATTTTTTGGCGGGGGCTTGCGGGCCTAGGGCTGAGCATGGTGGGCGTCTCGCTCACCGCCTATGAGAGAGAATTTATACCGGAGCACATAAGGGGCTACAGCATCGCGCTCATCACCACCGCGTACAGCCTGCCGTCGCTCGTCGTCGTGCCTCCGATGGAATATTTGATAGGACACGGCTTTTTTAAGACATATATCTTCTTTTTCCCGCTTCTCGTAGCAGTTGGCTTTTGGGCGGTTCTGAGGCTGCCCGGCATAAAAGGCGGCGGCGCGCAGGAAAATGAGGAAAAGGCGCTCTCCTACGCCGCGCTGCTCAAAGAGCCGAAGATACAGCTTTTTGCGCTCTCCGCCGCGCTCTTTGCCCTGACGGACGCGGGCCAGCTCACGTTCGTCCAACTGGCGAAGGAGATAGGGATGGCCGCCTCATATTTTTTCAGCGTATCTGCGGCTACGGCGCTCATCTTCAGGATCTTCTGCGGACGGCTGATAGACCTGCTTCCGCGAAAGATATGCGCCTCGGGCGCATGCGCTCTTACGGCGGCTATGATGTTTACGATGACATTCGCCTCTACGCCAGCCGCGCTTATGATATGCGGCTTCCTCTTCGGCGTTGGGATGGGCTTCGGCTACCCCGCCTTTATGTGCATGACGCTTGATTTGGGCGGCAGAAAAAACGTGACGCGGCTTGCGGTCATATTCGGCCTCATCTATTCGGGACTTTTCTTCCTTACGCCGGTGGCGATGGAATTTTTGATAAAGCTGACCGGCGGCGCAGGGCCCGCCTACAGGCTCTTATATTTATCGGTGTTCGTAATATCCTCAGCACTCGTTCCAGTGAGCGCGAGGGTTTATAGATCAAATTAAAATCTAAAAACAGGAGTGGTTATTATGAAGATAGGATTCATGGGTTCAGGCGCCATCGCGGAGATTTTGAGCCAGAAGATCACGGCAAGCGGAGCCGCCAAGGCGAAAGATATTTTCCTCTATGACGTAAGCACGGAACGTCTTGCCTATATGAACGAGAAGTACGGCCTTTCGACCTGCGCGAAGCCGGGCGACATGGTTGCGGCGGCGGATTATGTCTTTATGTGCGTCCGCTCTGACAACGCCATCGAAATGGCGCGCACACTGTCCGCCTACGACTTCTCCGGCAAGGCGATAGTCTCGATTTCCTCCGGCATTCCCATGGCGCTCTATGAGAAGAACGTCCCGGGAGCCGCGGTAGCGCGCGCGCTGCCGAACCCGCCCAGCCGCATCGGACACGGCGTCGTAGCCG
This genomic interval carries:
- a CDS encoding MFS transporter encodes the protein MTDNFGDIRRAYKYILIFFLITFISASLESGYYFLLPYLEGSGIAAGLLGGAAMGVCYGVSFVIRPFIPAVEQRIGDEWMLRCGYICFFISAAGVAAAAVSINQVIFWRGLAGLGLSMVGVSLTAYEREFIPEHIRGYSIALITTAYSLPSLVVVPPMEYLIGHGFFKTYIFFFPLLVAVGFWAVLRLPGIKGGGAQENEEKALSYAALLKEPKIQLFALSAALFALTDAGQLTFVQLAKEIGMAASYFFSVSAATALIFRIFCGRLIDLLPRKICASGACALTAAMMFTMTFASTPAALMICGFLFGVGMGFGYPAFMCMTLDLGGRKNVTRLAVIFGLIYSGLFFLTPVAMEFLIKLTGGAGPAYRLLYLSVFVISSALVPVSARVYRSN